Proteins from a genomic interval of Indicator indicator isolate 239-I01 chromosome 1, UM_Iind_1.1, whole genome shotgun sequence:
- the FKBP4 gene encoding peptidyl-prolyl cis-trans isomerase FKBP4, which produces MTAEEMKEDGAALEGVDITPKRDEGVLKVVKREGSGIEFPMIGDKVTVHYTGWLIDGTKFDSSLDRKDKFSFDLGKGEVIKAWDIAVATMKVGEICRITCKPEYAYGSAGSPPKIPPNATLIFEIELFEFKGEDLTDDEDGGIIRRIHKKGEGYSKPNEGALVEIQFEGRCGDRVFDRRELQFEIGEGDNYDLPHGLEKAIQKMEKSEESVFYLKPNYGFGSAGKEKFQIPPDAELQYEVKLKSFEKAKESWEMNTDEKLEQSSIVKERGTQYFKEGKYKRAALQYKKIVSWLEHESGLSDEEDTKAKSLRLAAHLNLSMCHLKLKEYSQALENCNKALELDRNNEKGLFRRGEAHLAVNDFELARGDFQKVIQLYPSNKAAKVQLVTCQQKIREQHEKEKKMYANMFQRLADKDLKSAATLQTRHTEDAEMEDGQNGVEDKSEVDTEA; this is translated from the exons ATGACGGCGGAGGAGATgaaagaggatggggctgcCTTGGAAGGGGTGGACATCACCCCCAAGCGCGATGAGGGCGTCCTGAAG GTTGTCAAGAGAGAAGGCAGTGGAATAGAGTTTCCAATGATCGGTGATAAAGTGACTGTCCATTACACAGGATGGCTTATTGATGGCACAAAATTTGACTCCAGTCTGGACAGGAAAGACAAATTTTCATTTGACTTGGGGAAAG GTGAGGTGATCAAAGCATGGGACATTGCTGTGGCTACTATGAAGGTTGGTGAAATCTGTCGGATTACATGTAAACCAGAATACGCCTATGGCTCGGCTGGGAGCCCCCCAAAGATACCTCCCAATGCTACACTGATTTTTGAG ATAGAACTTTTTGAGTTCAAGGGGGAAGACCTCACTGATGATGAAGATGGTGGCATCATCCGAAGAATCCATAAAAAAGGGGAAGGGTACTCCAAGCCCAATGAGGGTGCGCTTGTAGAGA tccAATTTGAAGGCCGATGTGGAGATCGTGTGTTTGACAGGCGGGAACTGCAGTTTGAGATTGGAGAAGGTGACAACTATGATCTTCCACATGGTCTGGAGAAAGCAATTCAAAAAATGGAGAAATCAGAGGAATCTGTGTTCTATCTCAAACCCAA CTATGGTTTTGGAAgtgctgggaaggagaaatTTCAGATTCCTCCAGATGCTGAGCTGCAATATGAAGTGAAACTCAAAAGCTTTGAGAAG GCTAAGGAGTCCTGGGAAATGAACACAGATGAAAAGCTGGAACAAAGCAGCATTGTGAAGGAGAGAGGCACTCAATACTTCAAG GAAGGGAAGTACAAACGGGCAGCATTACAGTATAAGAAGATTGTGTCATGGCTGGAGCATGAATCAGGACTCTCTGATGAGGAGGATACAAAAGCCAAAAGCTTGAGGCTTGCTGCCCACCTTAATCTATCTATGTGCCATCTCAAACTGAAGGAATACTCCCAGGCTTTGGAGAACTGCAACAAG GCACTCGAATTGGATAGGAACAATGAAAAAGGTCTCTTCCGGCGTGGAGAAGCACACTTGGCTGTCAATGACTTTGAATTGGCCCGAGGAGATTTTCAGAAAGTGATACAACTTTATCCAAGTAACAAAGCTGCTAAAGTGCAATTGGTGACTTGTCAGCAAAAAATACGGGAGCAGCacgagaaagagaaaaaaatgtatgcTAACATGTTCCAAAGGCTTGCAGACAAAGACTTAAAG